A single window of Oceanococcus atlanticus DNA harbors:
- the rpsJ gene encoding 30S ribosomal protein S10 — translation MTTANQTIRIRLKAFDHRLIDKSVREIVDTAKRTGAIVRGPIPLPTRRERYTVLISPHVNKDARDQYEIRTHKRLLDIVEPTDKTVDALSKLDLAAGVDVQIKLQ, via the coding sequence ATGACAACAGCTAATCAGACCATTCGCATTCGCCTCAAAGCGTTTGATCATCGTCTCATCGACAAATCCGTCCGTGAGATCGTTGATACCGCCAAGCGCACCGGCGCGATTGTGCGCGGCCCGATTCCCCTGCCAACCCGGAGGGAGCGCTATACCGTGCTGATTTCGCCGCACGTCAACAAAGACGCGCGTGACCAGTACGAAATCCGCACGCACAAGCGCCTGCTGGACATCGTTGAGCCCACGGATAAGACCGTGGACGCGCTGTCCAAGCTGGACCTGGCAGCGGGTGTCGATGTGCAGATCAAACTGCAGTAA
- the tuf gene encoding elongation factor Tu, giving the protein MAKEKFERTKPHVNVGTIGHVDHGKTTLTAALTVVQGKKFGGESKAYDQIDNAPEEKARGITISTAHVEYESDVRHYAHVDCPGHADYVKNMITGAAQMDGAILVCSAADGPMPQTREHILLARQVGVPYIVVFLNKADMVDDAELLELVEMEVRELLDTYDFPGDDTPVIIGSALKALEGDESEIGSQAIDKLIAALDEYIPEPERAIDGAFLMPVEDVFSISGRGTVATGRVERGIIKVGEEIEIVGIKDTAKTTVTGVEMFRKLLDEGRAGDNVGILLRGTKREEIERGQVLAKPGSIQPHTKFESEVYILKKEEGGRHTPFFKGYRPQFYFRTTDVTGAVELPEGTEMVMPGDNVNMKVELIAPIAMDEGLRFAIREGGRTVGAGVVAKIFD; this is encoded by the coding sequence ATGGCCAAGGAAAAATTTGAGCGTACGAAACCCCACGTCAACGTGGGTACGATTGGACACGTGGATCACGGTAAGACGACGCTGACAGCAGCGCTGACGGTGGTGCAGGGTAAGAAGTTCGGTGGTGAGTCGAAAGCTTACGACCAGATTGACAATGCCCCGGAAGAAAAAGCCCGCGGTATTACCATTTCGACCGCTCACGTGGAATACGAGTCGGACGTGCGTCACTACGCGCACGTGGACTGCCCGGGACACGCTGACTATGTGAAGAACATGATCACCGGTGCGGCGCAGATGGACGGCGCGATTCTGGTGTGCTCGGCCGCTGATGGCCCGATGCCGCAGACGCGTGAGCACATTCTGCTGGCCCGCCAGGTTGGCGTGCCTTACATCGTCGTGTTCCTGAACAAGGCTGACATGGTCGATGACGCCGAGCTGCTCGAGCTGGTGGAAATGGAAGTGCGCGAACTGCTGGACACCTATGATTTCCCGGGTGATGACACCCCGGTGATCATCGGCAGTGCGCTGAAAGCACTGGAAGGCGACGAGTCGGAAATTGGCTCGCAGGCGATCGACAAACTGATTGCTGCGCTGGACGAATACATTCCGGAGCCGGAGCGCGCCATTGACGGTGCCTTCCTGATGCCGGTTGAGGACGTGTTCTCGATTTCGGGTCGCGGTACTGTGGCCACGGGTCGTGTTGAGCGCGGCATCATCAAGGTTGGCGAAGAAATCGAAATCGTGGGTATCAAAGATACCGCGAAGACGACGGTGACCGGTGTTGAGATGTTCCGCAAGCTGCTCGACGAAGGTCGCGCGGGTGACAACGTTGGCATTCTGCTGCGCGGCACCAAGCGCGAAGAAATCGAGCGCGGCCAGGTTCTGGCCAAGCCGGGCAGCATCCAGCCGCACACCAAGTTCGAATCTGAGGTGTACATCCTGAAGAAGGAAGAGGGTGGTCGTCACACGCCGTTCTTCAAGGGTTACCGTCCGCAGTTCTACTTCCGCACGACCGACGTGACGGGCGCAGTGGAATTGCCGGAAGGCACCGAGATGGTGATGCCTGGTGACAATGTGAACATGAAGGTTGAGTTGATCGCGCCGATCGCGATGGATGAAGGTCTTCGTTTCGCAATTCGCGAAGGTGGCCGTACTGTCGGCGCCGGCGTTGTTGCCAAGATCTTCGATTAA
- the fusA gene encoding elongation factor G, whose amino-acid sequence MARTTPIEHYRNIGIMAHIDAGKTTTTERILYYTGVSHKMGEVHDGAATMDWMEQEQERGITITSAATTCFWQGMEQQFPERYRINIIDTPGHVDFTIEVERSLRVLDGAVCVLDANAGVEPQTETVWRQADKYEVPRMVFINKMDKMGADYYRCIDMIRKRLGANAVPIQLSIGAEEDFEGVVDLFRMKAIHWNQDDMGMTFEERDIPADLQAKAEEYREAMIEAAAEANEGLMEKYLEEGELSVDEIKQGLRARVLANEVVLTLCGTAFKNKGVQALLDAVVEFMPSPLEVKAIKGTDPDDPEKAMLRKSSDDEPFAALAFKIATDPYVGTLTFVRVYSGVLSAGDSVYNSTDGKKERIGRILQMHSNTREEIKEVRAGDIAACVGLKNITTGTTLCSPDAPVILERMEFPEPVISVAVEPKTKSDQEKMGLALQKLAQEDPSFRVHTDEESGQTIISGMGELHLEIIVDRMKREFKVEANVGKPQVAYRETIRATVEQEGKFVRQSGGRGQYGHVWLKIEPMPVGEGYEFVNAIVGGVVPKEYIPAVDKGIQEQMQNGVICGYPVVDVKVTLYDGSYHDVDSNEMAFKIAGSMGFKEGARKAKAVLLEPIMDVEVVTPEDYMGDVMGDLNRRRGVVQGMEDTPTGKTIRAEVPLAEMFGYATDLRSMSQGRATYTMQFGKYNEAPSSVAEAVMKAS is encoded by the coding sequence GTGGCCCGTACCACCCCGATTGAGCATTACCGCAATATTGGCATCATGGCCCATATTGATGCCGGTAAGACGACAACCACCGAGCGTATCCTTTATTACACCGGTGTGTCGCACAAGATGGGTGAAGTCCATGATGGCGCTGCCACGATGGACTGGATGGAGCAGGAGCAAGAACGAGGGATCACCATCACCTCGGCTGCGACAACCTGCTTCTGGCAGGGGATGGAGCAGCAGTTCCCGGAGCGATATCGCATCAACATCATCGACACGCCGGGGCACGTCGACTTCACCATTGAAGTTGAGCGGTCCCTGCGTGTGCTTGATGGCGCTGTCTGTGTGCTTGATGCCAACGCAGGTGTAGAGCCGCAGACTGAAACGGTCTGGCGTCAGGCAGACAAGTACGAAGTGCCGCGCATGGTGTTCATCAACAAGATGGACAAAATGGGTGCGGACTATTACCGCTGTATCGACATGATCCGCAAGCGCCTCGGTGCCAATGCGGTGCCGATACAGCTGTCGATCGGCGCGGAAGAAGATTTCGAGGGTGTGGTCGACCTGTTCCGGATGAAGGCCATTCACTGGAACCAGGATGACATGGGTATGACGTTCGAAGAGCGTGATATCCCGGCCGATCTGCAGGCCAAAGCTGAAGAATATCGCGAAGCGATGATCGAGGCGGCGGCTGAAGCCAATGAAGGGTTGATGGAAAAGTACCTCGAAGAGGGCGAGCTTTCCGTCGATGAGATCAAGCAGGGGCTGCGTGCCCGTGTGCTGGCTAACGAAGTTGTGCTCACCCTGTGTGGTACGGCCTTCAAGAACAAAGGTGTTCAAGCCCTGCTCGATGCAGTTGTCGAGTTCATGCCGTCACCTTTGGAAGTCAAGGCCATCAAGGGCACGGATCCTGATGATCCTGAAAAAGCCATGCTGCGCAAATCGTCGGATGACGAGCCTTTTGCGGCGCTGGCATTCAAGATTGCTACCGACCCTTACGTTGGTACGCTGACCTTCGTGCGCGTTTACTCTGGCGTGCTGTCCGCGGGTGATTCGGTTTACAACTCTACGGATGGCAAGAAAGAGCGCATCGGCCGCATTCTGCAGATGCATTCCAATACGCGCGAAGAAATCAAAGAGGTTCGCGCAGGCGACATCGCCGCATGTGTCGGCCTGAAGAACATCACCACCGGGACCACGCTGTGTTCACCGGATGCGCCGGTTATCCTGGAGCGCATGGAATTTCCGGAGCCGGTTATTTCGGTTGCGGTTGAGCCGAAGACCAAGTCGGATCAGGAAAAGATGGGTTTGGCGCTGCAGAAGCTGGCGCAGGAAGATCCTTCGTTCCGCGTGCATACCGACGAAGAGTCCGGGCAGACCATCATTTCCGGTATGGGCGAGCTGCATCTTGAGATCATTGTTGATCGCATGAAGCGTGAGTTCAAAGTCGAGGCCAATGTCGGTAAGCCGCAGGTGGCCTACCGTGAAACCATTCGCGCGACGGTGGAGCAGGAAGGCAAGTTTGTTCGTCAGTCGGGTGGGCGTGGGCAATACGGTCACGTGTGGCTGAAGATCGAGCCGATGCCGGTTGGTGAGGGCTACGAATTTGTTAACGCCATCGTGGGTGGCGTGGTGCCCAAGGAATATATCCCGGCTGTCGATAAGGGCATCCAGGAACAGATGCAAAACGGTGTGATTTGCGGTTATCCGGTGGTTGACGTCAAGGTCACGCTGTATGACGGTTCATACCATGATGTGGATTCCAACGAGATGGCCTTCAAAATTGCCGGCTCGATGGGTTTCAAGGAAGGCGCACGCAAAGCCAAAGCGGTTTTGCTTGAGCCGATCATGGATGTTGAAGTGGTGACGCCGGAAGATTACATGGGCGACGTGATGGGCGATTTGAATCGCCGCCGTGGCGTTGTCCAAGGCATGGAAGATACCCCGACGGGTAAAACCATCCGTGCAGAAGTTCCGCTGGCCGAAATGTTCGGCTACGCGACAGACCTGCGCTCAATGAGCCAGGGACGTGCGACTTACACAATGCAGTTTGGTAAGTACAACGAGGCGCCTTCGAGCGTCGCTGAAGCAGTGATGAAGGCGTCCTGA
- the rpsG gene encoding 30S ribosomal protein S7 — MPRRREIQPRQPLPDPKFKSVQLAKFINMIMHSGKKSTAEGIVYGALDRIAERKSTEEPLAILEEALDNIRPVVEVKSRRVGGATYQVPVEVRAVRRTTLAMRWLIDAARARGEKTMAERLAGEVMDASEQRGSAIKKREDTHRMAEANKAFSHFRW, encoded by the coding sequence ATGCCCCGTCGTCGTGAGATACAGCCGCGTCAGCCGCTGCCCGATCCAAAATTCAAATCTGTCCAGCTTGCTAAGTTCATTAACATGATCATGCACTCTGGCAAGAAATCCACCGCCGAAGGCATCGTCTACGGTGCCCTGGACCGTATTGCTGAGCGCAAGAGCACCGAAGAGCCGTTGGCGATTCTGGAAGAAGCGCTGGACAACATCCGTCCGGTCGTCGAGGTGAAGTCTCGTCGTGTTGGTGGTGCCACCTACCAGGTTCCGGTTGAAGTGCGCGCTGTGCGTCGCACCACGCTGGCCATGCGTTGGTTGATTGACGCTGCTCGTGCACGTGGTGAAAAGACCATGGCGGAGCGTCTGGCTGGTGAAGTGATGGATGCGTCCGAGCAGCGTGGTAGCGCGATCAAGAAGCGCGAAGATACGCACCGTATGGCAGAAGCCAACAAAGCTTTCTCCCACTTCCGCTGGTAA
- the rpsL gene encoding 30S ribosomal protein S12 — MPTINQLVRKGRKDKPVKNKVPALEACPQKRGVCTRVYTTTPKKPNSALRKVARVRLTNGFEVTSYIGGEGHNLQEHSVVLIRGGRVKDLPGVRYHTVRGSLDTSGVEKRRQGRSKYGAKRPKG, encoded by the coding sequence GTGCCGACGATCAATCAACTCGTACGGAAAGGGCGCAAAGACAAGCCGGTCAAGAACAAAGTTCCTGCCCTGGAAGCCTGCCCTCAAAAACGCGGTGTTTGCACCCGCGTGTACACCACCACTCCGAAGAAACCGAACTCGGCGTTGCGTAAAGTCGCCCGTGTGCGTCTGACCAATGGCTTTGAGGTCACCAGCTACATCGGTGGTGAAGGTCATAACCTGCAGGAACACTCCGTGGTTCTGATCCGCGGTGGTCGTGTCAAGGATTTGCCGGGTGTGCGCTACCACACCGTGCGCGGCTCGCTGGATACCAGTGGTGTCGAGAAGCGCCGTCAGGGCCGTTCCAAATACGGTGCCAAGCGGCCCAAGGGCTAA